A stretch of Gymnodinialimonas phycosphaerae DNA encodes these proteins:
- a CDS encoding ABC transporter substrate-binding protein, which translates to MNYTLKATVAAAALIASGGGALADCGIETGRVDILGNDFAALRAVTEWAGQCASDTVTVTSNHTEEHKNIQVPALSIDPATYTVAIVATNSVVPLLNADLIRPLDDLVAEHGQQLQESQLIRVDGRIMAIAFMANAQHLYYRESILAENGIEVPTTYEEMLAAAAALREAGVLENPIASNMAPGWNIAAEFVNMYLGTGNDLFVPGTAELNIDNEESLLVLETLREMVSFMDGDWATFDSNTTAPIWEAGENAIAIGWGSRAGEIIGPDASDPDVAADTRFSHALFVGGNTIPGAALWWDGFTIARNISDEDAEASFIAMMNGISPEMMAENAESAVWLIDGYEPTPAAVGVVSNLQNGARPYPMLPFMGLLHTALGDNLAEYLQGSESAEQALADVSAAYRTAATEAGFLN; encoded by the coding sequence ATGAACTATACCCTCAAAGCCACTGTCGCGGCTGCGGCGCTGATAGCATCCGGTGGTGGTGCGCTCGCGGATTGCGGCATCGAAACCGGGCGCGTGGACATTCTCGGAAACGATTTCGCGGCACTGCGTGCAGTGACGGAATGGGCCGGGCAGTGCGCATCGGACACCGTAACGGTGACGTCAAATCACACGGAAGAACACAAGAACATCCAGGTGCCGGCGCTGTCCATCGACCCGGCAACCTATACCGTCGCCATTGTCGCGACGAACTCCGTCGTTCCGCTGCTGAATGCAGACCTCATCCGTCCTCTGGACGACCTCGTGGCCGAGCATGGTCAACAGCTGCAGGAAAGCCAGCTGATCCGTGTCGACGGACGGATCATGGCAATCGCGTTCATGGCCAACGCGCAGCACCTCTATTACCGCGAGAGCATCCTTGCCGAGAATGGCATCGAGGTGCCGACGACCTACGAGGAAATGCTTGCCGCCGCGGCCGCCCTGCGCGAAGCCGGTGTTCTCGAGAACCCCATTGCCTCGAACATGGCGCCGGGCTGGAACATCGCCGCGGAATTCGTGAACATGTATCTCGGCACCGGCAACGACCTCTTCGTTCCGGGCACGGCCGAGCTGAATATCGACAACGAGGAGTCCCTTCTCGTGCTCGAAACATTGCGCGAGATGGTCTCCTTCATGGATGGCGATTGGGCGACCTTCGACAGCAACACGACTGCGCCGATCTGGGAGGCGGGTGAAAACGCCATCGCCATCGGCTGGGGCAGCCGCGCCGGCGAAATCATCGGTCCGGACGCTTCCGATCCCGATGTCGCAGCGGACACGCGCTTCAGCCACGCCCTGTTCGTCGGGGGCAACACGATCCCGGGTGCCGCGCTCTGGTGGGATGGCTTCACGATCGCCCGCAATATCTCGGACGAGGACGCGGAAGCCTCGTTCATCGCCATGATGAACGGCATCTCGCCCGAGATGATGGCCGAGAACGCCGAATCCGCAGTGTGGCTCATCGACGGGTATGAGCCGACACCGGCAGCAGTTGGTGTGGTCTCCAACTTGCAGAATGGCGCTCGGCCCTACCCGATGCTGCCCTTCATGGGGCTTTTGCATACCGCGCTCGGCGACAACCTCGCCGAATACCTTCAGGGCAGCGAAAGCGCAGAGCAGGCACTTGCTGACGTGTCCGCTGCCTACCGGACCGCAGCAACCGAAGCGGGCTTTCTGAATTGA